One Littorina saxatilis isolate snail1 linkage group LG12, US_GU_Lsax_2.0, whole genome shotgun sequence genomic region harbors:
- the LOC138982910 gene encoding pancreas transcription factor 1 subunit alpha-like produces the protein MMEERRMEDSYPDSHPHLTTLTAPSTTTIMEMTSYNQAGTSYAHDLHPSDHHPHQAHYYQAEYDWQHGGAAAGGAATVTSSDPAAFYAFAERPDLASVQLYHHGFPGAVPHSDLYAASPTLWHTPPGLVDDPNHVNALASQRYLPGMSRDQGSSSASSPTSSSSSTTMGSGKPKRRRVQNHTQRKAANIRERRRMFHLNTAFDELRKRLPAFNYEKRLSRIETLRLAMTYIGFMKDVSLGEDPRKVKLIPGVNSDASSDLGHLELESVTSEDAQHEDAES, from the exons ATGATGGAGGAACGCCGAATGGAAGATTCCTACCCCGACTCCCATCCTCACCTCACCACCCTCACcgccccctccaccaccaccatcatggAAATGACGTCATACAACCAAGCCGGGACGTCATACGCACACGACCTTCACCCTTCGGACCACCATCCTCACCAGGCGCACTACTACCAAGCAGAATACGACTGGCAGCACGGTGGAGCAGCAGCAGGTGGAGCAGCAACAGTAACATCCTCAGACCCTGCGGCTTTTTACGCCTTCGCTGAGCGACCCGACTTGGCCTCTGTCCAGCTGTACCACCACGGTTTCCCCGGCGCTGTCCCGCACTCCGACCTCTACGCTGCCTCCCCGACTCTCTGGCACACCCCTCCTGGGCTGGTGGATGACCCCAACCACGTCAACGCCCTGGCTTCCCAGCGGTACCTCCCTGGTATGTCCAGAGACCAAGGCTCCTCCTCTGCCTCTTCCCCTACCTCCTCATCGTCTTCTACGACGATGGGTTCGGGCAAGCCCAAGAGGCGGAGGGTGCAGAATCACACCCAGAGGAAGGCTGCCAACATCAGGGAACGGCGCAGGATGTTCCACCTCAACACGGCCTTTGACGAGCTGCGCAAACGTCTGCCAGCATTCAACTACGAGAAGCGTCTGTCCCGTATCGAGACGTTGCGTCTGGCCATGACCTACATCGGCTTTATGAAG GACGTCTCTCTAGGCGAGGACCCCAGAAAGGTGAAGCTGATCCCCGGTGTAAACAGCGATGCAAGTTCGGATCTCGGTCACCTAGAACTAGAGTCGGTCACCAGCGAGGATGCACAACACGAGGACGCGGAGAGCTGA